Proteins co-encoded in one Theileria equi strain WA chromosome 3, complete sequence genomic window:
- a CDS encoding hypothetical protein (encoded by transcript BEWA_010560A), which produces MYDHNTYSQPEASSISYNHSENTGNSDSKASAPSHEINTQTITPEQMAMIQQYNYLNYYNQGYYAIPEAGQFEGIQRCHMHSKPDLNCKFCRKYKSSVHEISRLAQQKQSIQTLEEKRNTIQMTNSTTYNLNNLLRNNILASEYYKSLFSMQTFQDVVNELIQYGTHAEPYCSTATRAPSTLFCCLYKFFTMKLTEKQMYSLLDNSKSPYPRCCGLLYLRYVLPPDKLWNCQCR; this is translated from the exons ATGTATGACCACAATACTTATAGCCAACCAGAAGCCAGCTCAATATCGTACAATCACTCTGAAAATACTGGAAATTCGGATAGTAAGGCTTCAGCACCATCGCATGAAATAAATACTCAAACTATCACTCCGGAACAGATGGCTATGATCCAGCAATATAATTACTTAAACTACTACAATCAGGGATATTACGCAATTCCGGAAGCAGGCCAATTTGAAGGTATACAACGGTGTCATATGCATAGTAAACCGGATTTGAATTGTAAATTCtgtagaaaatataaatcCTCGGTTCATGAAATAAGCCGTTTGGCTCAGCAAAAACAATCAATTCAAACCTTAGAAGAGAAGCGAAACACGATACAAAT GACAAATTCTACTACCTATAATTTAAATAATTTGTTGCGGAACAATATATTAGCGTCGGAGTATTACAAATCTCTATT TTCTATGCAAACATTTCAAGACGTTGTAAATGAATTAATTCAGTATGGAACCCATGCAGAGCCTTATTGTTCTACAGCTACTCGGGCTCCATCTACTCTCTTTTGTTGTCTATACAAATTCTTTACCATGAAATTGACGGAAAAACAG ATGTATAGTCTGTTAGATAATAGTAAATCACCCTACCCACGTTGCTGTGGTCTTTTATACTTGAGATATGTCTTACCTCCTGATAAG TTATGGAATTG TCAGTGCCGATAA
- a CDS encoding hypothetical protein (encoded by transcript BEWA_010570A) has product MTTNNIVRITIPIENQATIASSEQNFESADFYAQKVLVLNLITSITSDIRERDKLKRDKKSHPMAHIKLSSKLESQICLAYDQLDILKNILTKIQGSKRYRKKYSDSEINGFNDTIKNLEDQVSTCESSVRYKSVASTKRNKVELDLVGPTVNRESLTAEEQSYAVESIKKWRERDEGFDRQLHEIGEAVDRIGEVASQIGEKAMEQAKSAIDTVSKVQDTTNDISAVSIRIRKVLKRQRLMECYFRLILVVTLLTLLAIFLFILMKMIKSKK; this is encoded by the exons ATGACAACGAATAATATCGTTAGGATAACAATACCTATTGAAAATCAGGCTACCATTGCCAGCTCAGAGcaaaattttgaaagtGCCGATTTTTATGCTCAGAAAGTTTTGGTTCTTAATCTAATTACGAGTATAACTTCTGATATTCGTGAGCGTGATAAACTAAAACGGGATAAAAAAT CACATCCCATGGCACATATTAAGCTGTCTAGTAAATTAGAATCACAAATTTGCTTGGCTTATGATCAAttagatattttaaagaatatattaACTAAAATTCAAGGATCAAAGAGATACCGTAAGAAGTACAGTGATAGTGAAATAAATGGATTTAATGATACAataaaaaatttggagGACCAAGTTTCAACTTGTGAATCTTCGGTTAGATACAAATCTGTGGCATCCACTAAGAGAAATAAAGTCGAGTTGGACCTTGTAGGTCCAACAGTAAACAGAG AATCTCTAACCGCTGAGGAGCAGAGTTACGCCGTAGAATCCATTAAGAAATGGAGGGAGAGAGATGAAGGATTTGATCGACAACTACACGAAATCGGGGAAGCCGTGGATAGAATAG GGGAGGTTGCATCTCAAATCGGCGAGAAGGCCATGGAGCAAGCTAAGAGCGCAATAGACACTGTTTCAAAGGTTCAAGATACCACGAATGATATTTCAGCTGTTTCTATACGGATAAGGAAAGTGCTAAAGAGACAACGTCTAATGGAGTGCTACTTTAGATTAATCCTAGTGGTTACTCTGTTGACATTGTTGGCAATTTTCCTGTTTATTttaatgaagatgataaaatcaaagaaATAA